The following are encoded together in the Montipora foliosa isolate CH-2021 chromosome 12, ASM3666993v2, whole genome shotgun sequence genome:
- the LOC137980198 gene encoding microtubule-associated protein 10-like, which translates to MSETLFSLEVHLESVGNLRVPCKLPAVCFRLLDFPTMIIHHIPTLRAEKLRQKLSLEDKETMLDDLKDRFGHFQFHKGKSCLFKASIDAMLVQLQSVPLYVMLMDMWPKKPALVGSTLIPLKEAINKISVDVNQKGIEVPSFYRDEGEFDVYNLMGSCIASVKLAYRFLSLGGSLIPHIPTAALTTKTTKSESEEITQAPKDAVDNGHPGRKSKEFEEGIPRESTRNKSNSKMVKDVQKKDVKHNAEVQTNILAKDIKSSRGRDKSRQKTEDDFVITNTICPPPLYYNHFSNSTALSKSVSAVMEDPIRERNGGSSIARRTQMFHSDDKLSDVDFVYHDPTLLQTDGTVRLASVSVQTDEKLTTFGGEKTHVEVSHGLYNLQNLTSDGQLPVLRALLHELSCLTRGLHGMDSTEAESGQHQLQSTALHEQPHVDRTQKHGSQTKSKPPLSKNSQMHEKQTKEFRTSKRAQTSVIGLPRHRVRFKQTKLTYGMTKTQKMRLQLNQRNMGDSRTRLCDDQSLVPLVQENLKEDSKKRALREDRLGKTYRIGSSKRSTVKELKQTADVEIQTLSQSSNEQLAQENDATQESPTEIREDFEKQDFDVYSTVERNGESPNSLEVFIPQVEGEPDEENDQEGECVIDQQHPVGTPLDGFYGQTGIINSEHDEIRGESAMTMYTEDFEGWEAESVQASLPLAFTRSNSAEVESLGQRSHHDTSSSAHSENSSASSTRPVKSSRSPVKTKSGRRRTKIEGTGSVDHKISVSQDAGGIQAIPDPGSPDASSKNTDENGESYTDDFHSVGSELENVSSNAASIDGIDASERGVLDLPPAANNLGYTL; encoded by the exons ATGTCTGAAACACTGTTTTCCCTGGAAGTTCACTTAGAAAGTGTGGGAAATCTTCGAGTTCCGTGCAAGCTCCCGGCTGTTTGCTTTCGACTACTTGATTTTCCCACGATGATCATACACCATATACCTACTCTGAGGGCGGAAAAATTGCGACAGAAATTGAGTTTGGAAGACAAGGAAACCATGCTTGACGACCTCAAGGATCGATTTGGCCATTTTCAGTTTCATAAAGGGAAGTCCTGCTTGTTCAAAGCAAGCATCGATGCCATGTTAGTTCAACTGCAAAGTGTTCCTCTCTACGTCATGTTGATGGATATGTGGCCTAAAAAGCCTGCTCTTGTAGGGAGCACTTTGATTCCTTTGAAGGAAGCTATAAATAAGATTAGCGTAGACGTTAACCAAAAAGGAATTGAAGTGCCCTCTTTTTACAGAGATGAAGGTGAATTTGACGTTTACAATCTTATGGGGTCTTGCATTGCATCAGTGAAGCTTGCTTACAGGTTTTTAAGTTTAGGAGGCTCGCTTATCCCTCATATACCCACAGCTGCCTTAACAACTAAAACTACTAAATCTGAATCTGAGGAGATCACACAAGCTCCTAAGGATGCTGTAGATAATGGACACCCTggaagaaaatcaaaagaatTTGAAGAAGGAATTCCAAGGGAAAGTACAAGGAATAAAAgtaacagcaaaatggtcaagGATGTGCAGAAGAAAGACGTGAAGCATAATGCAGAAGTTCAAACAAATATCCTTGCAAAGGACATAAAAAGCTCCAGAGGAAGAGACAAAAGTAGACAGAAAACTGAAGATGATTTTGTAATCACCAACACAATTTGCCCTCCCCCTCTTTACTATAACCATTTTTCCAACTCAACAGCTCTTAGTAAATCAGTTTCTGCAGTAATGGAGGACCCTATTCGGGAAAGGAATGGTGGTAGCAGTATTGCGAGGAGAACACAAATGTTTCATTCAGACGACAAATTGTCTGACGTTGATTTTGTGTATCACGATCCCACTTTGTTGCAAACAGATGGAACTGTGAGACTAGCTTCAGTTTCTGTTCAAACTGACGAGAAATTAACAACTTTTGGGGGAGAAAAGACTCATGTTGAAGTAAGTCATGGATTATATAACTTACAAAATCTGACTTCAGATGGTCAACTACCAGTTTTGAGAGCCTTACTCCATGAACTGTCCTGTCTCACTAGAGGATTGCACGGTATGGACAGTACAGAGGCAGAATCTGGCCAACATCAACTACAAAGCACAGCTTTACACGAGCAACCACATGTAGATAGAACTCAAAAGCATGGCAGTCAAACCAAAAGTAAACCACCTTTGTCCAAAAATAGTCAAATGCATGAAAAGCAAACTAAGGAATTTAGAACTTCCAAGAGAGCTCAAACTTCAGTGATCGGTTTGCCTCGTCATAGGGTGCGTTTTAAGCAGACAAAGCTGACTTACGGAATGACTAAAACACAGAAGATGAGACTACAGTTAAACCAGAGAAACATGGGAGACTCAAGAACGAGATTATGCGATGATCAATCCTTAGTTCCACTTGTACAGGAAAACCTTAAAGAAGATTCAAAGAAAAGGGCTTTGAGGGAAGATCGATTAGGAAAAACTTACAGAATAGGCTCCTCCAAGAGATCAACAGTTAAAGAGTTGAAACAAACTGCAGATGTGGAGATTCAAACACTGTCACAGTCTTCCAATGAACAGCTAGCACAGGAAAATGATGCTACACAAGAAAGCCCAACAGAGATAAGAGaggattttgaaaaacaagatTTTGATGTCTACTCAACAGTTGAGAGGAATGGAGAAAGTCCAAATAGTTTAGAGGTTTTTATTCCACAAGTGGAAG GAGAGCCAGATGAGGAAAATGATCAGGAAGGGGAGTGTGTCATTGATCAGCAGCACCCCGTGGGGACTCCCCTGGATGGCTTTTATGGACAAACCGGTATAATAAACTCAGAGCACGATGAGATTCGAGGGGAATCGGCCATGACAATGTACACTGAGGACTTTGAAGGTTGGGAAGCAGAAAGTGTACAAGCATCGTTGCCTTTGGCTTTCACTAGAAGTAATAGCGCAGAAGTTGAAAGTTTAGGTCAAAGGTCTCACCATGATACGTCATCGAGTGCACATTCTGAAAATAGTTCTGCGTCATCAACGAGACCCGTCAAGTCATCCCGCTCTCCTGTTAAGACGAAGTCTGGGAGACGAAGAACAAAGATCGAGGGAACTGGAAGTGTGGACCACAAAATCTCTGTATCACAAGACGCGGGTGGTATCCAAGCCATTCCTGACCCCGGTTCTCCTGATGCATCAAGCAAAAATACCGACGAAAATGGTGAAAGTTACACTGACGACTTCCATTCTGTTGGTTCGGAATTGGAGAACGTTTCATCGAATGCAGCATCTATTGACGGCATCGATGCAAGCGAGCGAGGAGTTCTTGATTTGCCACCTGCAGCCAATAATCTGGGTTACACTTTGTAA
- the LOC137981104 gene encoding uncharacterized protein — protein sequence MAEAQANPLPSGYDDKFADAVEDDLLCPICQLPLKEAVQTGVCGHRFCRQCLEQHFMRCPYSPEKRRYFSSKFVILCKVVSCNHMATGSSSKMEDLSQLTVDQIREMLGKKGLPTTGKRKVLLERLANAQRDSKSNVIAPELKEGSNFAEASKEPLQVKSEVEIQEVSSIRRKARALQMDMDALIQDILYLSQNASNKIKVQLRIERLTVYRENYLQLRNELIALVAEDMMEEELRRWGKILSEVDKAVDAAHEFLNKDCDVGDHSSKDIAYSDCRVSSNLKLPRIELPKFNGDVLKFQNFWDQFEAAVHNNVDLPNVQKFTYLRSVLTGNALKAIDGYEVTGANYEAAVECLKHRYGKKRMIISFLVKSIIKMDAKSVVNASSLRDLYDTFMNRTRALEALGEDPMSHGCILLPLFETKLPPQLLEKWELTLADTQEDEIGLELFFKFLNRQVVSKEAGERSSNGNITPGNHSFDKGKENRRKSLSPKMGGENEMYTASALLGETRPPKQPNCNFCKADHDPQNCPMFNEKSLDGRWKLVQENKLCFNCLKPSNHKHFSRICRHPKCSVANCGHRHHWLLHGQQSVVTPRHLSNTSLSGLASTKPALPMRETLLQTALARLIVKGQEMTVRVLLDSGSQRSYIRKNIAEALDLQGPSELLSVTTLGGETSETKRFQRVKFTLSPIRGDSKVEIEALSISKICNPLGPVQMDFHKNSHLQGLTLADSYPRGSVQVDVLIGADHYYSFVTGVCKRGSSSESLVAVESCLGWIVTGQVNRQSRQTSSMLTVVENGGVNETLKRFWELESIGIAENGDPVMSQEEEWAVADFNRGLNFDGHNYEVRLPWKRDPPKLESNYAQALRRLESVERKLKQDPVKAKAYKTAINEYPNLASVLIRFRTHKIGLIADIEKMFLQVKLAPEDRDVHRYLWRDLQPNEAPKVYRMQRLTFGVNASPFLAIATVHAHVNKYKEMSPYAVEEILQNMYVDDCLTGADTVDSTLKLQQEMSEIMMTAAFNLTKWASNSELVMDAIDPAKRASSPFVEFNSSDPLKALGVSWDLNSDHFRFLAPNGIISSHDPMSKRSLLSLASKMFDPLGLISPFTVRAKILFQELWLKGLQWDDPLDSDTKAKWLSWKSESLQLKDVTISRCFGNGITQDSVVEVHGFGDASPKAYGAAVYIRIRDKQDNVSLPRLELLAAVVNARLLKFVVGALPVKVARVVCWSDSMVALHWIKGQSSSWKPFVANRVAEVQSTWDPECWRYCGSKENPADLLTRGLSCSDMISSTLWWNGPQWMSSPCELLPAQPENEAAPAEACEEKRTTHVYTAVVAEPLIDMSRCGTWLKLIRVTAYVLRAVKLFKTKSRSCERELSADEVRQAKIKCCMWVQEVVYKEEFEKLKAGEVLPSNSRLLKLDPYYDRDDQVLRVGGRLQFADLPEQSKHQIILPHGHPEVAKMVQDVHKNMLHAGPETVLSTLRQKVWLTQGRREVKRVIRRCVACQRQRVGPCAQKMGQLPEERISCSRAFAHVGTDFTGPLYVKEGLNIKKAYVCIFTCASSRMVHLELTHSLTTDEFLQAFSRMTSRRGLCHTVWSDNAQTFKAASREIQKLYDEPTTESQRMWSTLDQDQIKSVFSSRGIKWKFITERSPWRGGWWERFCRAIKEPLRKVLGRALLTFSELNTLLVRIEGIINSRPLTAVSDDCRDPLPITPDHLAIGRPINQLPERKESSLEETSKRTVERYLYLQRLLNHYWKRWKQEYLHLLLVRNKWHKEIPSIRVGDIVLISDDNVPRTKWPLSKVERVYPGNDGLVRTATVRAHNSFYNRPVQRLHKLEIESAASQVSPEAEDPVHGGEKPQTNSVHAASIPVSKPNLSVVLPEGGQGGENVTARTRSGRVTKKPERLDLRESDGQQLKCPLDNNFLDRDKDMFPDKATRRKILSFIIHCPRDGCQWTGELRAKEVHENDCQRFPVNCPNGCEEFIPRDEVTRQDDIDSHIESEMRLHLDLVGVKLRDTEEELQKLRNTEEELQKLRNQKEELQKLRNKEQLEKLRDTQEELRNTKQLVKKLEERIDALENKTGVYLWKIRGFHELLRQARAGHKDEIKSAPFYTNKFGYKVRMTLCPNGYGEGENTHLSIFIYIMKGNYDSVLEWPFRKRITFTLIDQKENPDDRDNISSTLEKEGRDDWNSRPKEKENGVSMGFHKFVSHDKLMKSGCILDDTIFIEARFV from the exons ATGGCGGAAGCTCAAGCGAATCCTTTGCCTAGTGGATACGACGACAAGTTTGCAGATGCCGTGGAAGATGATTTGCTTTGTCCAATATGTCAGCTTCCGCTAAAGGAGGCGGTTCAAACGGGAGTGTGTGGTCATCGATTCTGCAGACAGTGTCTCGAGCAACATTTCATGAG ATGTCCTTATTCA CCGGAGAAAAGGAGATATTTCAGCAGTAAATTTGTAATTCTTTGCAAGGTCGTCAGTTGCAACCACATGGCCACCGGTTCCTCGAGCAAAATGGAAGACTTATCTCAACTCACAGTCGATCAAATTCGTGAAATGCTTGGAAAAAAAGGATTGCCGACTACTGGAAAGAGAAAAGTCTTACTGGAAAGGTTAGCGAACGCTCAGCGTGATTCGAAGTCAAATGTTATTGCACCAGAATTAAAGGAAGGTTCGAATTTCGCCGAAGCTTCGAAGGAACCTCTTCAAGtgaaaagtgaagttgaaattcaGGAGGTTAGTTCGATTAGACGTAAAGCCAGAGCCTTGCAAATGGATATGGATGCGTTGATTCAGGATATTTTGTATCTAAGTCAAAATGcaagcaacaaaatcaaagtaCAATTGAGAATTGAAAGGCTAACTGTGTACCGTGAGAATTATCTTCAACTGAGAAATGAATTAATCGCGCTTGTTGCAGAGGATATGATGGAGGAGGAACTCCGAAGATGGGGAAAAattctgagtgaagtagataaaGCTGTGGATGCTGCTCATGAATTCCTAAATAAAGATTGCGATGTGGGAGATCACTCCTCGAAGGATATTGCATACAGTGACTGTCGTGTATCCTCAAATCTGAAATTACCGAGAATTGAGTTGCCAAAGTTTAATGGCGAtgtgttgaaatttcaaaacttctggGATCAGTTTGAAGCTGCAGTGCATAACAATGTTGATTTACCAAATGTTCAGAAGTTTACTTATCTACGCTCGGTGCTAACTGGAAATGCCTTGAAGGCAATAGACGGATATGAAGTAACCGGAGCAAATTATGAAGCAGCTGTTGAATGCCTTAAACACAGGTATGGAAAAAAACGTATGATCATCTCATTTCTAGTGAAATCTATCATCAAGATGGATGCTAAGTCAGTTGTTAATGCATCCTCCCTCAGAGATCTCTATGATACCTTTATGAACAGAACTAGAGCTTTAGAGGCTCTTGGAGAAGATCCAATGAGCCATGGATGTATTTTGTTACCCCTTTTTGAGACCAAGTTACCACCTCAGTTATTGGAAAAATGGGAGTTGACACTTGCAGACACTCAAGAAGATGAAATAGGCCTTGaattgttctttaaatttcttaaccGACAAGTTGTGTCCAAAGAAGCAGGAGAAAGAAGTTCAAATGGGAACATCACCCCAGGCAATCACAGTTTTgataaaggtaaagaaaaccgAAGAAAGTCTTTATCTCCCAAAATGGGTGGTGAGAATGAGATGTATACTGCTTCTGCACTACTTGGTGAAACACGCCCTCCAAAACAGCCAAATTGTAATTTCTGCAAGGCAGATCATGACCCACAAAATTGCCCAATGTTTAATGAAAAATCACTTGATGGTAGATGGAAACTAGTGCAAGAGAACAAActgtgtttcaattgtttaaaaCCTAGCAACCACAAGCACTTCTCCAGAATTTGTCGCCATCCTAAGTGTTCTGTAGCGAATTGTGGTCACCGACATCACTGGTTATTGCATGGGCAGCAGTCAGTTGTTACACCTCGGCACCTAAGCAACACTAGTTTAAGTGGATTGGCTTCAACTAAGCCTGCATTACCTATGAGAGAAACACTCCTACAGACAGCATTGGCCAGGTTAATTGTTAAGGGTCAAGAAATGACAGTCCGTGTTTTACTAGATTCAGGGAGTCAACGTTCGTATATACGAAAGAACATTGCAGAGGCCCTTGACCTGCAAGGTCCCTCAGAGCTATTAAGTGTCACAACGCTAGGTGGGGAAACCAGCGAAACGAAAAGATTCCAAAGAGTGAAATTTACCCTTTCACCAATTAGGGGAGATTCAAAGGTGGAGATAGAGGCCctttctatttccaaaatttgTAATCCTCTCGGGCCAGTACAGATGGACTTCCATAAGAACTCTCATCTTCAAGGCTTAACTCTTGCAGATAGTTATCCTCGTGGTTCAGTTCAAGTAGATGTTCTTATTGGTGCAGACCACTACtactcatttgtgactgggGTCTGTAAGAGAGGTAGTTCCAGTGAGTCACTTGTTGCTGTTGAATCTTGCCTCGGCTGGATTGTCACGGGACAAGTAAACCGCCAATCAAGGCAAACTTCATCCATGCTGACAGTTGTAGAAAACGGTGGAGTTAACGAAACATTGAAAAGATTCTGGGAACTGGAATCAATTGGTATTGCAGAGAACGGGGACCCTGTTATGTCACAAGAGGAAGAATGGGCTGTTGCTGACTTCAATAGAGGATTGAACTTTGATGGACATAACTATGAGGTGCgactaccatggaaacgagaTCCTCCAAAGCTAGAAAGTAATTATGCACAAGCTTTGAGACGCCTGGAAAGTGTTGAAAGAAAGTTAAAGCAAGACCCTGTGAAAGCTAAGGCTTACAAAACAGCGATCAACGAATAT CCGAACCTTGCATCTGTACTGATTCGATTTAGAACACACAAAATTGGTCTCATAGCAGACATTGAAAAGATGTTTCTGCAAGTCAAACTAGCACCAGAGGACAGAGATGTTCACCGCTACCTGTGGAGAGATTTACAGCCTAACGAAGCACCAAAGGTGTACAGAATGCAGAGATTGACTTTCGGTGTGAACGCAAGTCCTTTCCTTGCAATTGCTACAGTCCATgctcatgtaaacaaatacaaagaaatgtcccCGTATGCAGtagaagaaattttacaaaatatgtatgTCGATGACTGCCTGACAGGAGCCGATACAGTAGATTCAACTTTGAAGCTTCAACAAGAAATGTCAGAAATTATGATGACAGCAGCATTCAATTTGACCAAGTGGGCAAGTAACTCAGAGCTAGTAATGGATGCTATTGACCCAGCTAAAAGAGCCTCATCGCCATTTGTGGAGTTCAATTCGAGCGACCCCCTAAAAGCACTTGGCGTGTCATGGGACTTGAACTCTGACCACTTTAGATTCCTCGCACCGAATGGAATCATCTCATCCCATGATCCAATGTCAAAGAGAAGTCTACTTAGTCTGGCATCGAAAATGTTTGACCCACTGGGACTGATATCACCCTTCACTGTTAGagccaaaatccttttccaagaGTTGTGGTTGAAAGGATTACAGTGGGATGACCCGTTAGATAGCGACACTAAAGCAAAGTGGTTAAGTTGGAAGTCTGAGTCGTTGCAGCTAAAGGATGTGACTATCTCTCGATGCTTCGGAAATGGTATTACGCAAGACTCTGTGGTAGAGGTGCATGGTTTTGGAGATGCTTCCCCCAAGGCGTATGGAGCAGCAGTGTACATTCGAATAAGAGACAAGCAAGACAAT GTGTCACTTCCAAGGCTGGAACTTTTAGCAGCAGTTGTAAATGCCAGGTTGCTAAAATTTGTTGTAGGGGCTTTGCCAGTGAAGGTGGCTAGGGTTGTGTGTTGGTCAGATAGTATGGTGGCACTGCATTGGATAAAAGGGCAGAGTTCTTCCTGGAAGCCATTTGTTGCCAATCGTGTGGCTGAGGTACAGTCAACGTGGGATCCTGAGTGTTGGAGGTATTGTGGAAGTAAGGAGAATCCTGCAGACTTGTTGACGCGTGGGTTAAGCTGTAGTGATATGATTTCAAGCACTTTGTGGTGGAATGGACCCCAATGGATGTCTTCGCCTTGTGAACTACTACCCGCTCAACCCGAAAACGAAGCTGCTCCGGCCGAAGCTTGCGAGGAAAAAAGAACTACCCATGTGTATACAGCAGTCGTTGCAGAACCACTGATTGATATGTCACGCTGCGGGACATGGTTAAAGTTGATTCGAGTAACTGCTTATGTATTGAGAGCGGTCAAATTGTTTAAGACTAAGTCTAGGTCTTGTGAAAGGGAACTGTCGGCGGACGAGGTGAGGCAAGCCAAGATTAAATGTTGTATGTGGGTGCAGGAAGTGGTCTACAAAGAAGAATTCGAGAAACTGAAAGCTGGAGAGGTACTTCCCAGTAACAGCCGCCTCCTGAAACTGGACCCTTATTATGACAGAGATGATCAGGTATTAAGAGTTGGCGGGAGACTACAGTTTGCTGATCTTCCCGAACAGAGCAAGCATCAAATAATCTTGCCTCACGGACATCCTGAAGTTGCCAAGATGGTGCAAGATGTACATAAGAACATGTTGCATGCTGGTCCAGAAACGGTATTATCAACTTTAAGGCAGAAAGTTTGGCTAACTCAAGGAAGACGTGAGGTTAAACGTGTTATCAGAAGATGTGTAGCTTGCCAAAGACAACGGGTTGGGCCTTGTGCCCAGAAAATGGGTCAGCTGCCAGAGGAGAGAATTTCCTGTTCACGAGCTTTCGCGCATGTTGGGACTGATTTTACGGGACCACTGTATGTGAAAGAGGGCTTAAACATTAAGAAAGCATATGTGTGTATTTTCACATGCGCATCATCTCGAATGGTTCACCTGGAACTTACACATAGTTTGACGACTGATGAGTTCCTACAAGCTTTTAGTCGCATGACGAGTCGCAGAGGTCTTTGCCATACAGTGTGGTCAGACAATGCACAAACCTTCAAGGCAGCAAGCAGGGAAATTCAGAAGTTATACGATGAACCCACTACTGAAAGTCAAAGAATGTGGAGTACGCTGGATCAAGATCAAATCAAGTCAGTGTTCTCATCACGAGGGATCAAGTGGAAATTCATCACAGAGCGTTCCCCATGGAGAGGTGGATGGTGGGAACGATTTTGCAGAGCGATAAAAGAACCATTGCGTAAGGTGCTTGGAAGGGCACTTCTCACCTTTTCTGAGCTAAACACGTTGCTGGTCAGAATCGAAGGTATCATTAACTCGCGGCCGTTGACCGCAGTAAGTGATGATTGCAGAGACCCGTTACCTATTACGCCTGATCATCTTGCAATTGGTAGGCCAATTAACCAGTTaccggaaaggaaagaaagtagCTTAGAGGAGACCAGTAAGAGGACTGTCGAAAGGTATCTCTACCTGCAGAGACTACTCAATCACTACTGGAAGCGTTGGAAACAAGAGTACCTACATCTCCTATTGGTAAGAAACAAGTGGCATAAAGAGATCCCTTCTATTCGAGTAGGCGACATTGTACTTATTTCTGACGACAATGTGCCGCGCACCAAATGGCCGTTGTCTAAAGTTGAAAGGGTTTATCCAGGTAACGACGGGCTTGTACGGACCGCTACAGTTAGAGCGCATAACAGTTTCTACAACAGACCCGTTCAACGTTTACACAAGTTAGAGATTGAGTCAGCAGCTTCACAAGTAAGCCCGGAAGCAGAGGATCCAGTCCATGGTGGGGAGAAGCCACAAACGAACTCTGTTCATGCTGCAAGTATACCTGTTTCCAAGCCTAATTTGAGCGTTGTCCTCCCCGAAGGAGGACAAGGTGGGGAGAATGTTACAGCCCGTACTCGTTCTGGAAGGGTTACAAAGAAGCCCGAGAGActggacct ACGGGAGAGTGATGGACAACAGCTGAAGTGTCCTTTGGACAATAACTTCCTGGATCGAGATAAA GACATGTTTCCCGACAAAGCAACACGAAGGAAGATTCTTTCTTTTATCATTCATTGTCCAAGAGATGGCTGTCAGTGGACTGGCGAATTGAGGGCTAAAGAG GTTCACGAGAATGACTGCCAAAGATTCCCTGTTAACTGTCCAAATGGCTGTGAAGAATTCATCCCAAGAGACGAG GTGACGCGGCAAGATGACATTGACTCCCATATTGAATCTGAAATGCGACTGCATCTTGATTTGGTCGGCGTGAAGTTGAGGGATACAGAAGAAGAGTTACAGAAGTTGAGAAACACAGAAGAAGAATTACAGAAGTTGAGAAATCAAAAAGAAGAGTTACAGAAGTTGAGAAATAAAGAACAGTTGGAGAAGTTGAGGGATACACAAGAAGAGTTGCGTAACACTAAACAGCTGGTGAAGAAACTTGAAGAGAGGATAGATGCTCTTGAAAATAAGACCGGAGTATATTTGTGGAAGATTCGTGGCTTTCATGAACTCTTGCGACAAGCTAGAGCCGGCCACAAAGATGAGATAAAAAGTGCTCCATTTTATACAAATAAATTTGGCTATAAGGTTAGAATGACTTTGTGTCCGAATGGTTACGGTGAAGGGGAAAATACCCATCTTTCCATTTTCATTTATATCATGAAAGGTAATTATGATTCCGTTTTAGAATGGCCTTTTCGTAAACGAATAACGTTTACATTGAtcgatcaaaaagaaaatccagACGACAGAGATAATATCTCTTCAACGCTGGAAAAAGAAGGAAGAGACGATTGGAACTCCAGACccaaggaaaaagaaaatggcgtaAGCATGGGATTTCACAAATTCGTGTCACATGACAAACTGATGAAAAGTGGCTGCATTTTAGACGATACCATTTTTATTGAAGCTAGATTCgtttaa
- the LOC137981102 gene encoding uncharacterized protein: MACSLSTADFLNAFSQMVATRGRPEEVTSDNGTNFVGADRELRELDLAMDQEQIADNAASDGIRWKWNPPLESHFGGVFESLVKGARSRYFSPFKVAKKTLKAVVGNAGLTDDELQTAIKEVEALMNSRPLTYEGADPRDEPVLTSNHFLVGQLGGKLAPQVTDDIAFNPRNR, encoded by the exons ATGGCATGTTCATTGAGCACCGCAGATTTCCTGAATGCGTTCAGCCAAATGGTGGCCACCAGAGGAAGACCAGAAGAAGTTACAAGCGATAATGGGACAAACTTCGTAGGAGCAGACAGAGAGCTCAGAGAACTTGACCTAGCAATGGACCAAGAGCAGATCGCAGATAATGCTGCCAGTGACGGGATCAGATGGAAGTGGAATCCTCCACTAGAGTCGCACTTTGGTGGGGTGTTTGAGTCGctggttaaaggggctaggtcacgctattttag cccctttaaagtagCTAAGAAAACCCTGAAGGCGGTAGTTGGAAATGCAGGGCTGACCGACGACGAGCTGCAGACTGCTATCAAGGAAGTAGAAGCATTGATGAACTCGAGACCATTGACGTATGAAGGAGCTGACCCGCGAGATGAGCCAGTGTTGACGTCTAACCATTTCTTAGTTGGGCAACTAGGAGGAAAACTAGCACCTCAAGTTACCGATGATATAGCGTTCAATCCCAGGAACCGTTAG
- the LOC137981103 gene encoding uncharacterized protein, with translation MVDASLLTYAAVSYVRHKSEDGEVTVRFIAAKAKVAPTKAISVPRLELMAAVLGLRLARKVSELLETPFENCTLWTGSKNVIFRIQGQSRRYKTFVANRVSEIHQKSSPRQWRHVPTNLNCADDATRGLHAKVLTSEHRWFRGSQFLYEHEDDWPQGKCVVHEGRSDECLAEIVKPKMTFALEVSQPLMNPLKYTSWNRLRRVTAWVRRFAGTLLARVKKQGKPLGVVTRSGLILTPGETERAGKLWVKQAQEERFPEEMKDLTGGKEVKRQSHLKPLTPIVDELGVLRVGWAIGPSGATL, from the coding sequence ATGGTAGACGCGTCGTTGTTGACTTATGCAGCTGTAAGTTACGTGCGGCACAAATCCGAAGATGGTGAAGTGACTGTGCGATTTATTGCAGCGAAAGCGAAGGTCGCACCTACAAAAGCGATATCGGTTCCGAGGTTAGAGCTCATGGCGGCAGTGTTGGGTCTTAGATTGGCAAGGAAGGTGTCAGAGCTGTTAGAGACACCCTTTGAGAACTGTACTCTATGGACAGGCAGCAAGAACGTCATTTTCCGGATCCAGGGTCAATCGAGGAGGTATAAGACTTTTGTTGCCAACCGAGTATCAGAGATTCATCAGAAGTCTAGTCCCAGACAGTGGCGACATGTCCCCACCAATTTGAATTGTGCAGATGATGCGACTCGCGGGCTACACGCGAAGGTGCTGACAAGTGAGCATCGCTGGTTTAGAGGAAGTCAGTTCCTGTATGAGCATGAAGATGACTGGCCTCAAGGAAAATGTGTAGTGCATGAAGGGCGTTCGGATGAATGTCTAGCTGAGATAGTCAAACCGAAGATGACCTTTGCGTTAGAAGTTTCACAACCACTGATGAATCCACTAAAGTACACCAGCTGGAACCGACTTAGAAGAGTCACAGCGTGGGTGAGACGATTCGCCGGTACATTATTGGCCAGGGTGAAGAAACAAGGCAAACCTTTAGGTGTTGTCACCAGGAGCGGGCTTATATTGACCCCAGGCGAAACAGAGAGAGCTGGAAAACTGTGGGTGAAACAAGCACAGGAGGAAAGATTTCCTGAGGAGATGAAAGATTTGACTGGAGGTAAAGAAGTCAAAAGACAAAGCCACCTAAAACCTCTGACTCCTATTGTGGACGAGCTAGGGGTATTACGAGTCGGATGGGCGATTGGACCGAGCGGAGCTACCTTATGA